A stretch of Desulfitobacterium dichloroeliminans LMG P-21439 DNA encodes these proteins:
- the prfB gene encoding peptide chain release factor 2 (programmed frameshift) has protein sequence MIFEWKKELENLETRLADLRDSLDVAQRTDKISVLEIELQRPDFWDHPESAQKVMQEISYHQEKLKTYTSLRQQLDDLLTLYQLAVEENDESLEPEIEEGVKALQQVLEGLELEILLSGPYDRNNAILTLHAGAGGTEAQDWVSMLYRMYVRYGERHGYKVETMDLLPGDEAGIKSATLSISGENAYGYLKSEKGVHRLVRISPFDASGRRHTSFASMDVIPEVMDDGEEVPIPTEDLKVDTYRASGAGGQHVNKTSSAVRITHLPTGIVVQSQSERSQIQNRAYCMRILQAKLLELKRKQQEDEISEIRGEQQEIAWGSQIRSYVFHPYNMVKDHRTNEETSNTGAVMDGEIDQFIASYLQKTKVVK, from the coding sequence AGCGTATTAGAGATTGAATTGCAGCGACCGGATTTTTGGGATCACCCGGAATCCGCCCAGAAGGTGATGCAGGAAATTTCTTATCATCAAGAGAAATTGAAAACCTACACCTCCTTGAGACAACAGTTGGATGATCTATTGACCCTCTATCAGCTGGCAGTGGAAGAAAACGATGAATCCTTGGAGCCGGAGATTGAAGAAGGGGTGAAGGCACTCCAACAAGTTCTTGAGGGTTTAGAATTAGAAATCCTTTTAAGTGGCCCTTATGATCGCAATAATGCTATTTTGACCCTCCATGCAGGGGCAGGGGGGACAGAAGCCCAAGACTGGGTCTCCATGCTCTATCGAATGTATGTCCGCTATGGGGAACGCCATGGGTATAAAGTAGAAACCATGGATTTACTGCCAGGGGATGAAGCGGGAATTAAGAGTGCTACCCTCTCTATCTCTGGGGAAAATGCCTACGGCTATTTGAAATCGGAAAAAGGGGTTCACCGACTCGTGCGAATTTCCCCCTTTGATGCTTCGGGGCGCCGCCATACTTCCTTTGCTTCAATGGATGTTATTCCTGAAGTCATGGATGATGGTGAGGAAGTCCCAATTCCCACGGAGGATCTTAAAGTAGATACCTACCGGGCTAGCGGTGCCGGAGGGCAGCACGTCAACAAGACGAGCTCTGCAGTTCGCATAACCCACTTACCCACGGGTATTGTCGTTCAATCGCAAAGTGAGCGTTCGCAAATCCAGAACAGGGCCTATTGCATGCGCATCTTGCAGGCCAAGCTCTTGGAGCTTAAACGCAAACAGCAAGAAGACGAGATCTCAGAGATTCGTGGGGAGCAGCAGGAAATTGCCTGGGGTAGCCAGATTCGCTCCTATGTCTTCCATCCTTACAATATGGTTAAGGATCATCGGACGAACGAAGAGACATCGAATACCGGAGCGGTGATGGACGGCGAGATTGATCAATTTATTGCCTCCTACTTGCAAAAAACTAAAGTTGTGAAATAA